From one Streptomyces sp. ICC1 genomic stretch:
- a CDS encoding branched-chain amino acid aminotransferase: protein MTTPTIELKPSSNPLSAAEREAILASPGFGRHFTDNMVTIKWTEGRGWHDAELVPYAPLSMDPANMTLHYAQTIFEGLKAYKQPDGTVATFRPLANAERFQSSARRMAMPELPTELFIAACDALIKQDRAWVPDSGEASLYLRPFMFASEVGLGVRPANEFLFIVIASPAGAYFPGGVKPVSVWLSEEYVRAAKGGTGAAKTGGNYAASLVAQAQAAEHGCDQVVWLDAVEHRWIEEMGGMNLYFVYGQEDGAHRIVTPELTGSLLPGITRDSLLTIARDLGYTAEEGRITTEDWKRDNENGTLTEVFACGTAAVITPVGSVKSERANWTQGDGEPGEVTMKLRKALLDLQTGHTADTHGWMHPLG from the coding sequence ATGACGACGCCCACGATCGAGCTGAAGCCCTCCTCGAACCCCCTGTCCGCCGCGGAGCGCGAGGCGATCCTGGCGAGCCCCGGCTTCGGCCGCCACTTCACCGACAACATGGTGACGATCAAGTGGACCGAGGGCCGCGGCTGGCACGACGCCGAGCTGGTCCCGTACGCGCCGCTGTCGATGGACCCGGCGAACATGACCCTGCACTACGCGCAGACGATCTTCGAGGGCCTCAAGGCCTACAAGCAGCCCGACGGCACCGTTGCCACCTTCCGCCCGCTGGCGAACGCCGAGCGGTTCCAGTCCTCGGCCCGCCGCATGGCGATGCCGGAGCTGCCGACCGAGCTGTTCATCGCGGCCTGCGACGCGCTGATCAAGCAGGACCGCGCCTGGGTGCCGGACTCCGGCGAGGCCTCGCTGTACCTGCGGCCGTTCATGTTCGCCTCCGAGGTCGGGCTCGGCGTCCGCCCGGCCAACGAGTTCCTCTTCATCGTCATCGCCTCGCCCGCCGGCGCCTACTTCCCCGGCGGCGTCAAGCCCGTCTCCGTCTGGCTCTCCGAGGAGTACGTGCGCGCGGCCAAGGGCGGCACCGGCGCCGCGAAGACCGGCGGCAACTACGCGGCCTCGCTCGTCGCGCAGGCCCAGGCCGCCGAGCACGGCTGCGACCAGGTGGTCTGGCTCGACGCCGTCGAGCACCGCTGGATCGAGGAGATGGGCGGGATGAACCTGTACTTCGTGTACGGGCAGGAGGACGGAGCACATCGGATCGTCACCCCCGAGCTCACCGGCTCGCTCCTTCCCGGCATCACCCGCGACTCCCTCCTCACCATCGCCCGCGACCTCGGCTACACCGCCGAAGAGGGCCGGATCACCACCGAGGACTGGAAGCGCGACAACGAGAACGGCACCCTGACCGAGGTCTTCGCCTGCGGCACCGCCGCCGTGATCACCCCGGTCGGCTCGGTCAAGTCCGAGCGCGCCAACTGGACCCAGGGCGACGGCGAGCCCGGCGAGGTCACCATGAAGCTCCGCAAGGCGCTGCTGGACCTCCAGACCGGCCACACCGCCGACACCCACGGCTGGATGCACCCGCTCGGCTAG
- the ureA gene encoding urease subunit gamma, whose translation MRLTPTERDRLLLRSAAELARARRARGLKLNVPEATALIADTVCEAARDGKRLAEAIEEARSVLGPGDVLPGVSDVVTEVHVEAVFDDGSRLAVVSSPIRGAVGLGEHAPGAVVPGPGAPQPEPAVHLHVRNTASVPVSVTSHFHFFEANPRLHFDRAAAYGMRLCVPAGSSVRFDPGGEAEVGLVPIGGERIAIGFAGLVDGPLDAPGAKAEALRRAAACGYLGTDATDATDVTDVTDTTDATDGDQA comes from the coding sequence GTGCGGCTGACCCCAACGGAGCGCGACAGGCTGCTGCTGCGCAGCGCTGCGGAACTGGCCAGGGCCCGGCGGGCCCGCGGGCTGAAACTCAACGTCCCCGAGGCCACCGCGCTCATCGCGGACACGGTCTGCGAGGCCGCGCGCGACGGCAAGCGGCTCGCCGAGGCCATCGAGGAGGCCCGCTCGGTGCTGGGCCCCGGCGACGTCCTGCCCGGCGTCAGCGACGTGGTCACGGAGGTGCACGTGGAGGCCGTCTTCGACGACGGATCCCGCCTCGCGGTGGTCTCGTCCCCGATCCGGGGCGCCGTCGGCCTCGGCGAGCACGCCCCCGGCGCGGTCGTGCCCGGCCCCGGCGCCCCCCAGCCGGAGCCCGCCGTCCACCTGCACGTGCGCAACACCGCCTCCGTGCCGGTCAGCGTCACCTCGCACTTCCACTTCTTCGAGGCGAACCCGCGCCTTCACTTCGACCGCGCCGCCGCCTACGGCATGCGGCTGTGCGTGCCGGCGGGCTCCTCGGTCCGCTTCGACCCGGGCGGCGAGGCCGAGGTCGGCCTGGTCCCCATCGGCGGCGAGCGCATCGCCATCGGCTTCGCCGGACTGGTCGACGGCCCCCTCGACGCCCCGGGCGCCAAGGCCGAGGCCCTGCGCCGCGCGGCCGCCTGCGGCTACCTCGGCACGGATGCCACCGATGCCACCGATGTCACCGATGTCACCGACACCACCGACGCCACGGACGGAGACCAGGCGTGA
- a CDS encoding 3-isopropylmalate dehydrogenase, with the protein MSTSINLAVIPGDGIGQEVVAQGLKVLTAVLPQDVKLETKEYDLGAQRWHRTGETLPEAELEALKHHDAILLGAIGDPSVPSGVLERGLLLKLRFAFDHFINLRPSKLFPNTATPLAGRPEIDFVVVREGTEGPYTGNGGSLRTGTPAEVATEVSINTAYGVERVVRDAYERANARPRKKLTLVHKNNVLVYAGHLWKNIFDKVGQEYPGVTTDYLHVDAATIFFVTQPERFDVIVTDNLFGDILTDLAAAVTGGIGLAASGNINPTGAFPSMFEPVHGSAPDIAGTGKADPTATILSVALLLRHLGYEAQAARIEDAVSADLAERDGTFRTTDEIGDALAARVAG; encoded by the coding sequence ATGTCGACCAGCATCAATCTCGCAGTGATCCCCGGTGATGGCATCGGCCAGGAAGTCGTGGCTCAGGGCCTCAAGGTCCTTACCGCGGTCCTGCCCCAGGATGTGAAGCTGGAGACCAAGGAATACGACCTCGGCGCCCAGCGCTGGCACCGCACCGGTGAAACCCTCCCGGAGGCGGAGCTCGAGGCCCTCAAGCACCATGACGCGATCCTGCTGGGCGCCATCGGCGACCCCTCGGTCCCGTCGGGCGTCCTGGAGCGCGGTCTGCTGCTGAAGCTCCGCTTCGCCTTCGACCACTTCATCAACCTGCGCCCGTCGAAGCTCTTCCCCAACACGGCCACGCCGCTGGCAGGCCGTCCGGAGATCGACTTCGTCGTGGTCCGCGAGGGCACCGAGGGCCCGTACACCGGCAACGGCGGCAGCCTGCGCACCGGGACCCCGGCCGAGGTGGCCACCGAGGTCAGCATCAACACGGCGTACGGCGTCGAGCGCGTGGTCCGCGACGCGTACGAGCGGGCCAACGCCCGCCCGCGCAAGAAGCTGACCCTGGTCCACAAGAACAACGTCCTCGTGTACGCCGGCCACCTGTGGAAGAACATCTTCGACAAGGTCGGCCAGGAGTACCCCGGGGTCACCACCGACTACCTGCACGTCGACGCCGCGACGATCTTCTTCGTCACGCAGCCCGAGCGCTTCGACGTCATCGTCACGGACAACCTCTTCGGTGACATCCTCACCGACCTGGCCGCCGCCGTGACCGGCGGAATCGGCCTGGCCGCCTCCGGGAACATCAACCCGACCGGCGCCTTCCCGTCCATGTTCGAGCCCGTCCACGGCTCGGCCCCGGACATCGCCGGCACCGGCAAGGCCGACCCGACCGCGACGATCCTGTCGGTCGCCCTCCTCCTGCGCCACCTGGGCTACGAGGCCCAGGCCGCCCGCATCGAGGACGCGGTCTCCGCGGACCTGGCGGAGCGCGACGGCACCTTCCGCACCACCGACGAGATCGGCGACGCCCTCGCCGCTCGAGTAGCCGGCTGA
- a CDS encoding agmatine deiminase family protein encodes MTAQPANDGFRMPAEWMPHERTWMAWPSPNPTFTNERELAEAREAWGAVARAVLAYEPVTLVVSPGDAESARAVVGDGVELVERELDDAWMRDIGPTFVTNDAGELAAVDWTFNGWGAQEWARWDHDSKIAREVSGIAGTRTYSTALVNEGGAIHVDGEGTVLLTDTVQLGKGRNPDWSREQVEAEIHAHLGTTKAIWLPYGLAGDYGTYGTQGHVDIVAAFARPGVVMVHSQPDPAHPDHERGKTIAAILRASTDARGRRLEVVEIPAPTVLEEDGEWVDYSYINHYLCNGGVVLCAFDDPRDEEAAEIFRGLFPERTVTLVDARTIFAGGGGIHCITQQQPKV; translated from the coding sequence ATGACCGCACAGCCCGCGAACGACGGTTTCCGGATGCCCGCCGAGTGGATGCCCCACGAGCGCACCTGGATGGCCTGGCCCAGCCCCAACCCCACCTTCACCAACGAGCGGGAGCTCGCCGAGGCCCGCGAGGCCTGGGGCGCCGTCGCCCGCGCGGTGCTCGCGTACGAGCCCGTGACCCTCGTCGTCTCGCCCGGTGACGCCGAGAGCGCCCGCGCGGTCGTCGGCGACGGGGTCGAGCTGGTCGAGCGCGAGCTCGACGACGCCTGGATGCGCGACATCGGTCCGACCTTCGTCACCAACGACGCCGGCGAGCTGGCCGCCGTCGACTGGACCTTCAACGGCTGGGGCGCCCAGGAGTGGGCCCGCTGGGACCACGACTCGAAGATCGCCCGGGAGGTCTCCGGCATCGCCGGGACCCGCACCTACAGCACCGCCCTCGTCAACGAGGGCGGCGCCATCCACGTGGACGGCGAGGGCACCGTGCTCCTCACCGACACCGTGCAGCTGGGCAAGGGCCGCAACCCCGACTGGAGCCGCGAGCAGGTCGAGGCCGAGATCCACGCCCACCTGGGCACCACCAAGGCGATCTGGCTCCCGTACGGCCTGGCCGGCGACTACGGCACCTACGGCACCCAGGGCCACGTGGACATCGTCGCCGCCTTCGCCCGCCCCGGCGTGGTCATGGTCCACAGCCAGCCCGACCCGGCCCACCCGGACCACGAGCGCGGCAAGACCATCGCCGCCATCCTGCGCGCCTCCACCGACGCGCGGGGCCGGCGGCTGGAGGTCGTGGAGATCCCGGCGCCGACCGTGCTGGAGGAGGACGGCGAGTGGGTCGACTACTCCTACATCAACCACTACCTGTGCAACGGCGGCGTGGTCCTGTGCGCCTTCGACGACCCGCGCGACGAGGAGGCGGCGGAGATCTTCCGCGGTCTGTTCCCGGAGCGGACCGTGACGCTCGTCGACGCACGTACGATTTTCGCCGGGGGTGGCGGAATCCACTGCATCACCCAGCAGCAGCCGAAGGTCTGA
- a CDS encoding GNAT family N-acetyltransferase — MDDWDAGAARAGLRRTAARDPDSTRDGAGGRAVFLRHTSQVGEGELRRVRELLDSAFEGDFGEEDFEHALGGMHVLVYEGEELVAHGSVVQRRVLHAGRALRTGYVEAVAVRADRRRSGLGGVVMQSLEGVLARAYPLGALSASDVGAALYAARGWRVWGGEIGVLGPDGPERLPEEEGSTYVWAPDGGVLPDPAAGPLRFDWRDGDVL, encoded by the coding sequence ATGGACGACTGGGACGCGGGGGCGGCACGGGCGGGACTGCGGCGGACGGCGGCACGGGACCCGGACTCCACGCGCGACGGCGCCGGCGGGCGGGCCGTGTTCCTTCGGCACACCTCGCAGGTCGGCGAAGGGGAGCTGCGGCGGGTGCGGGAGCTGCTCGACTCCGCCTTCGAAGGGGACTTCGGGGAAGAGGACTTCGAGCACGCGCTCGGCGGGATGCACGTGCTGGTGTACGAGGGCGAGGAGCTCGTCGCGCACGGGAGCGTCGTCCAGCGGCGGGTCCTGCACGCGGGGCGGGCGCTGCGCACCGGGTACGTCGAGGCCGTGGCCGTCCGCGCCGACCGGCGGCGGAGCGGGCTCGGCGGGGTGGTGATGCAGTCGCTGGAGGGGGTCCTCGCGCGGGCCTACCCGCTCGGGGCGCTCAGCGCGTCCGACGTCGGCGCCGCGCTGTACGCCGCGCGGGGCTGGCGGGTATGGGGCGGGGAGATCGGGGTGCTCGGGCCGGACGGGCCCGAGCGGCTCCCCGAGGAGGAGGGGTCGACGTACGTGTGGGCGCCGGACGGCGGGGTCCTGCCGGACCCCGCCGCCGGGCCGCTCCGCTTCGACTGGCGGGACGGCGACGTGCTCTAG
- a CDS encoding urease subunit alpha: protein MSKQTRHSDHCAPGSRHIDPHEYASVFGPRAGDRVRLGDSGLTVCVESDSQKPGDEFLAGFGKTARDGLHLKAAAVRDTCDVVISNVLVIDAVLGIRKVSIGIREGRIHAIGRAGNPDTLDGVDVVVGTGTSIVSGEGMIATAGAVDTHVHLLSPRIMEASLAAGVTTIIGQEFGPVWGVGVNSPWALKHAFNAFDAWPVNIGFLARGSSSDPAPLIEALAEGGASGFKVHEDMGAHTRALDTALRVAEEYDVQVALHSDGLNECLSVEDTLRVLDGRTIHAFHIEGCGGGHVPNVLKMAGVPNVIGSSTNPTLPFGRDAVAEHYGMIVSVHDLKPDLPGDAAMARDRIRAGTMGAEDVLHDLGAIGITSSDAQGMGRAGETIRRTFAMAAKMKGELGPLAGDGEGDDNARVLRYMAKLTINPAIAHGLAHEIGSIEIGKLADIVLWRPQFFGAKPQLVLKSGFPAYGVTGDPNAATDTCEPLVLGPQFGSYGATAADISVAFVSAAAAALGSDEMPTRRRRVAVRGTRGIGPGDLLLNSRVGAVDVDARSGLVSLDGEPLRSEAADSVSLNRLYFL from the coding sequence GTGAGCAAGCAGACCCGGCACAGCGACCACTGCGCCCCCGGCAGTCGGCACATCGACCCGCACGAGTACGCCTCCGTCTTCGGCCCCCGCGCCGGGGACCGGGTCCGGCTCGGCGACTCCGGGCTGACCGTCTGCGTCGAGTCCGATTCCCAGAAGCCCGGCGACGAGTTCCTCGCCGGCTTCGGCAAGACCGCCCGCGACGGACTGCACCTGAAGGCCGCCGCCGTCCGCGACACCTGCGACGTGGTGATCAGCAACGTGCTGGTCATCGACGCCGTCCTCGGCATCCGCAAGGTCTCCATCGGCATCCGCGAGGGCCGCATCCACGCGATCGGCCGCGCCGGAAACCCGGACACCCTGGACGGGGTGGACGTCGTGGTCGGCACGGGCACGAGCATCGTCTCCGGCGAGGGCATGATCGCCACCGCCGGAGCCGTCGACACCCACGTGCACCTGCTGTCCCCGCGCATCATGGAGGCCTCGCTCGCGGCGGGCGTCACCACGATCATCGGCCAGGAGTTCGGCCCGGTCTGGGGCGTCGGAGTCAACTCCCCGTGGGCGCTCAAGCACGCCTTCAACGCCTTCGACGCCTGGCCCGTCAACATCGGCTTCCTCGCCCGCGGCTCCTCCTCCGACCCGGCCCCGCTGATCGAGGCGCTGGCCGAGGGCGGTGCGAGCGGCTTCAAGGTCCACGAGGACATGGGCGCCCACACCCGCGCCCTGGACACTGCCCTGCGGGTCGCGGAGGAGTACGACGTACAGGTCGCCCTGCACAGCGACGGCCTCAACGAGTGCCTGTCCGTCGAGGACACCCTGCGGGTGCTGGACGGCCGCACCATCCACGCCTTCCACATCGAGGGCTGCGGCGGCGGACACGTCCCCAACGTCCTGAAGATGGCCGGCGTGCCGAACGTGATCGGCTCCTCCACCAACCCCACCCTGCCCTTCGGCCGGGACGCGGTCGCCGAGCACTACGGCATGATCGTCTCCGTCCACGACCTCAAGCCGGACCTCCCCGGTGACGCCGCCATGGCCCGCGACCGGATCCGCGCGGGCACCATGGGCGCCGAGGACGTGCTGCACGACCTGGGCGCGATCGGCATCACCTCCTCCGACGCCCAGGGCATGGGCCGGGCCGGCGAGACGATCCGCCGCACCTTCGCCATGGCCGCGAAGATGAAGGGCGAGCTGGGTCCGCTGGCCGGCGACGGCGAGGGCGACGACAACGCCCGCGTCCTGCGCTACATGGCCAAGCTGACGATCAACCCGGCCATCGCCCACGGTCTGGCCCACGAGATCGGCTCCATCGAGATCGGCAAGCTCGCCGACATCGTGCTGTGGCGCCCCCAGTTCTTCGGCGCCAAGCCGCAGCTGGTCCTCAAGTCGGGCTTCCCGGCGTACGGGGTCACCGGCGACCCCAACGCCGCCACCGACACCTGCGAACCGCTGGTCCTCGGGCCGCAGTTCGGCTCGTACGGGGCCACGGCCGCCGACATCTCCGTCGCCTTCGTGTCGGCCGCCGCCGCGGCCCTCGGCAGCGACGAGATGCCCACCCGCAGGCGCCGCGTCGCCGTCCGCGGCACCCGCGGCATCGGCCCCGGCGACCTGCTCCTCAACTCCCGGGTGGGCGCGGTCGATGTGGACGCGCGCAGCGGACTCGTCTCCCTGGACGGGGAACCGCTGCGCTCCGAAGCCGCCGATTCGGTCTCCCTCAACCGCCTGTACTTCCTGTAA
- a CDS encoding phospholipase C, phosphocholine-specific, which translates to MTPISRRGFVGIGAGLMAGAAIPAIAPTSAAAAASGTITDVKHVVILMQENRSFDHYFGKLKGVRGFGDRAAGNIPGGWGMFNQPNWGGRQYPWKLSSTPPAGGVDGETLAQCNGDLPHSWNSQHAAWNKGRMDNFVTGVGNTRTLGYLDRGDIPFHYGLADNYTICDAYFCSTLSATGPNRTFLWSGKVDAGSKDGGDESGLTWETYAEALQRAGMSWKVYQNAQDNYGDNGLAYFKKFTDAAPGNPLWDRGMGSVPKVTGSTPDDIAAAIRADVVAGTLPQVSWVVANEAFSEHPYAPPGDGAHFVDLVYRALSANPEVFDSTVLFLNYDENDGFFDHVPPPVAPPGTAGEYIDGTPIGLGFRVPMIVMSPWTRGGWVSSEVFDHTSVLRFMETWTAALGTPAACPNISAWRRKVVGDLTGVFDFAHPVYGVPAGLPSTAKVIGQATCGPLPNPVPQDNAQPVQEAGTRPARALPYQVNGNLDRFEFGAAGKILAWFSMTNAGTEAKRPAHFSIHPHQYRDTAAWQYTVDAGATSTDYFNIGTGSGSGKYDISMYGPNRFLRRFIGDASKAGKSIEVAARFAVEASTGKTAVYFKMTNSSASPVTFTIRSNAYRTDGPWTYTVPANSSREDYFNAVAYSSGWYDFTVLADSDGTWSRRYTGHIESGAPSISG; encoded by the coding sequence GTGACACCGATCAGCCGCAGAGGGTTCGTGGGAATCGGCGCCGGGCTGATGGCGGGGGCGGCCATCCCGGCGATCGCGCCGACCTCGGCGGCGGCCGCCGCCTCCGGCACCATCACCGACGTGAAGCACGTGGTGATCCTGATGCAGGAGAACCGCAGCTTCGACCACTACTTCGGCAAGCTGAAGGGTGTCCGCGGTTTCGGCGACCGCGCCGCAGGCAACATCCCGGGCGGCTGGGGCATGTTCAACCAGCCCAACTGGGGCGGCCGCCAGTACCCGTGGAAGCTCAGCTCCACCCCGCCGGCCGGCGGGGTCGACGGCGAGACCCTCGCCCAGTGCAACGGCGACCTCCCGCACAGCTGGAACTCGCAGCACGCGGCCTGGAACAAGGGCCGCATGGACAACTTCGTCACCGGCGTCGGCAACACCCGCACCCTCGGCTACCTCGACCGCGGCGACATCCCCTTCCACTACGGCCTCGCCGACAACTACACCATCTGCGACGCCTACTTCTGCTCGACCCTGAGCGCGACCGGCCCCAACCGCACCTTCCTGTGGAGCGGCAAGGTCGACGCGGGCAGCAAGGACGGCGGCGACGAGTCCGGGCTGACCTGGGAGACGTACGCGGAGGCCCTGCAGCGCGCCGGGATGAGCTGGAAGGTCTACCAGAACGCCCAGGACAACTACGGGGACAACGGGCTCGCCTACTTCAAGAAGTTCACGGACGCGGCCCCCGGCAATCCGCTGTGGGACCGGGGCATGGGCTCCGTGCCCAAGGTCACCGGCTCCACCCCGGACGACATCGCCGCCGCCATCCGCGCGGACGTCGTCGCCGGCACCCTCCCCCAGGTCTCCTGGGTCGTGGCGAACGAGGCCTTCTCCGAGCACCCGTACGCCCCGCCCGGCGACGGCGCGCACTTCGTGGACCTGGTCTACCGCGCGCTCTCGGCGAACCCGGAGGTCTTCGACTCCACCGTCCTCTTCCTCAACTACGACGAGAACGACGGCTTCTTCGACCACGTCCCGCCGCCGGTCGCCCCGCCCGGCACGGCCGGCGAGTACATCGACGGCACCCCGATCGGGCTCGGCTTCCGCGTCCCCATGATCGTGATGTCTCCGTGGACGCGCGGCGGCTGGGTGAGCTCCGAGGTCTTCGACCACACCTCCGTGCTGCGCTTCATGGAGACGTGGACGGCCGCGCTGGGCACCCCGGCCGCCTGTCCCAACATCAGCGCGTGGCGCCGCAAGGTGGTCGGCGACCTCACGGGCGTCTTCGACTTCGCACACCCGGTCTACGGGGTCCCCGCAGGCCTGCCGTCCACCGCCAAGGTCATCGGCCAGGCGACCTGCGGCCCGCTCCCCAACCCGGTGCCGCAGGACAACGCACAGCCGGTGCAGGAGGCCGGGACGCGGCCCGCGCGGGCACTTCCGTACCAGGTCAACGGGAACCTGGACCGTTTCGAGTTCGGTGCCGCCGGCAAGATCCTGGCCTGGTTCTCGATGACGAACGCGGGCACGGAGGCGAAGCGGCCGGCGCACTTCTCGATCCACCCGCACCAGTACCGGGACACGGCGGCCTGGCAGTACACGGTGGACGCCGGCGCGACCTCGACGGACTACTTCAACATCGGCACCGGCAGCGGCTCCGGCAAGTACGACATCTCGATGTACGGGCCGAACCGCTTCCTGCGGCGCTTCATCGGCGACGCGTCGAAGGCGGGCAAGTCGATCGAGGTCGCGGCGCGCTTCGCGGTGGAGGCGAGCACCGGCAAGACGGCGGTCTACTTCAAGATGACCAACTCCTCGGCCTCGCCGGTCACCTTCACGATCCGCTCGAACGCCTACCGCACGGACGGCCCGTGGACGTACACCGTCCCGGCGAACTCCTCGCGCGAGGACTACTTCAACGCCGTGGCCTACAGCAGCGGCTGGTACGACTTCACGGTCCTCGCCGACTCCGACGGCACCTGGTCGCGGCGCTACACGGGCCACATCGAGTCGGGCGCACCGAGCATCAGCGGCTAG
- a CDS encoding cytosine permease — translation MPIEQRGVDTIPEEERTSGPRDLISILLGSNLCLGVIVFGWLPPSFGLGLWPSVTAIVTGTLVGIAFTAPLALVSLRTGTNLSTSSGAQFGVRGRLVGSVVGLLLSLGYTALTLWIGGDVMVGALSRLTGLPDTGASRAVMYGVLAVCTVVGAVFGYRLLLRMSKVLSIGMVVLLAVGVFAYAPDFTSAAPPETPYLLGSFWPTWLLAAVAAGLSGPVAFITLLGDYTRYISPRRHSSRKVLWSTGLGLLAGLLIPQLFGTYTALAARAGAEYAGPLVDAAPFWYLVPLLVAAAAGSVGNAGLMLYSMGLDLDAIVPKASRTTTTVIAAAVATAFVFVGSFEWDVQAAMTSFVLLLTAIGTPWAVITLIGHVRCRGHYDAEALQVFNRRAKGGVYWFRAGWNVPATLSWAIGAGVGLLAVTTPFYEGPLLALTGGVDCSFVLSGLAGGLVHTALTARTAPAAAPAEAAEEPVAA, via the coding sequence ATGCCCATCGAACAGCGCGGAGTCGACACCATCCCGGAAGAGGAGCGGACGAGCGGTCCCCGTGACCTGATTTCGATCCTCCTCGGCTCCAATCTCTGCCTCGGTGTGATCGTCTTCGGCTGGCTGCCCCCGTCCTTCGGGCTGGGTCTGTGGCCGTCGGTCACCGCCATCGTGACCGGCACCCTCGTCGGCATCGCCTTCACCGCGCCGCTCGCGCTCGTCTCCCTGCGCACGGGGACCAACCTCTCCACCTCCAGCGGAGCCCAGTTCGGCGTCCGCGGCCGGCTCGTCGGCTCGGTGGTCGGCCTGCTGCTCTCGCTCGGCTACACCGCACTGACCCTGTGGATCGGCGGCGACGTGATGGTCGGCGCCCTGTCCCGGCTCACCGGGCTGCCGGACACCGGCGCCTCCCGGGCCGTGATGTACGGCGTGCTCGCCGTGTGCACGGTCGTCGGAGCCGTCTTCGGCTACCGGCTGCTGCTGCGCATGAGCAAGGTCCTGTCCATCGGCATGGTGGTCCTGCTGGCCGTCGGCGTCTTCGCCTACGCCCCGGACTTCACCTCCGCCGCCCCGCCGGAGACCCCGTACCTGCTCGGCTCGTTCTGGCCGACCTGGCTGCTCGCCGCCGTCGCCGCCGGGCTCAGCGGGCCCGTCGCCTTCATCACCCTGCTCGGCGACTACACCCGCTACATCTCCCCGCGCAGGCACAGCTCCCGCAAGGTGCTCTGGTCCACCGGGCTCGGCCTGCTCGCCGGACTGCTGATCCCGCAGCTCTTCGGCACCTACACGGCGCTCGCCGCCCGGGCCGGCGCCGAGTACGCCGGTCCGCTGGTCGACGCCGCGCCGTTCTGGTACCTGGTTCCGCTGCTGGTCGCCGCGGCGGCCGGATCGGTCGGCAACGCCGGGCTGATGCTCTACTCCATGGGCCTCGACCTCGACGCCATCGTCCCCAAGGCCAGCCGGACCACGACCACCGTGATCGCCGCGGCCGTGGCCACCGCGTTCGTGTTCGTCGGCTCCTTCGAGTGGGACGTACAGGCCGCGATGACCTCGTTCGTGCTGCTGCTGACCGCGATCGGCACCCCGTGGGCCGTGATCACCCTCATCGGCCACGTGCGCTGCCGCGGCCACTACGACGCCGAGGCCCTCCAGGTCTTCAACCGCCGCGCCAAGGGCGGGGTCTACTGGTTCCGCGCCGGCTGGAACGTCCCGGCCACCCTCTCCTGGGCGATCGGCGCGGGCGTCGGCCTGCTCGCCGTGACCACCCCGTTCTACGAGGGTCCGCTGCTGGCCCTGACCGGTGGCGTGGACTGCTCCTTCGTCCTGTCCGGCCTGGCCGGCGGGCTGGTCCACACGGCCCTGACGGCCCGCACCGCCCCCGCCGCGGCCCCGGCCGAAGCCGCCGAGGAGCCGGTCGCCGCGTAG
- a CDS encoding nitroreductase family protein, translating to MSPDTQQWTPIHGQPYRAAPYRPERMPSAESLARAAELRTRMDERRTVRHFSPDPVPEQVVRDAVACAATAPSGAHQQPWTFVLVKDPAVRRQIRAAAEQEEQLSYDGRLGDEWLAALRPIGTDAVKTHLTDAPALIVVFQQRYWLGEDGTKHKHYYVDESVGIAVGMLLSALHLSGLAALIHTPSPMRFLSHVLDRPENEKAFAVIPVGYPSPDCEVPDLVRKSLDQVIVEV from the coding sequence ATGTCGCCCGATACCCAGCAGTGGACCCCGATCCACGGCCAGCCCTACCGCGCCGCCCCCTACCGCCCCGAGCGGATGCCGAGCGCGGAATCCCTCGCGCGCGCCGCCGAGTTGCGGACGCGGATGGACGAGCGCAGGACCGTACGCCACTTCTCCCCCGACCCCGTGCCCGAGCAGGTCGTCCGGGACGCCGTCGCGTGCGCCGCGACCGCGCCCTCCGGCGCGCACCAGCAGCCGTGGACGTTCGTCCTGGTCAAGGACCCCGCCGTGCGGCGGCAGATCCGCGCCGCCGCGGAGCAGGAGGAGCAGCTGTCCTACGACGGCCGGCTCGGCGACGAATGGCTCGCGGCCCTGCGCCCCATCGGCACGGACGCCGTGAAGACCCACCTCACCGACGCCCCGGCCCTGATCGTGGTCTTCCAGCAGCGCTACTGGCTCGGCGAGGACGGCACGAAGCACAAGCACTACTACGTCGACGAGTCGGTCGGCATCGCGGTCGGCATGCTGCTGTCCGCCCTCCACCTCTCCGGCCTGGCCGCCCTGATCCACACGCCGAGCCCGATGCGGTTCCTCTCCCACGTCCTGGACCGCCCGGAGAACGAGAAGGCCTTCGCGGTCATCCCGGTCGGCTACCCCTCCCCCGACTGCGAGGTCCCGGACCTGGTCCGCAAGTCCCTGGACCAGGTCATCGTGGAGGTCTAG